In a genomic window of Chryseobacterium sp. G0162:
- the fbaA gene encoding class II fructose-bisphosphate aldolase produces MSRIFPAGVATGQLVTDIFQYAKENKFALPAVNVIGSSNINATMETAAKLNSPVIIQFSNGGAAFNAGKGLSNDGQKSAILGAIAGAKHIHTLAEAYGATVILHTDHCAKKLLPWIDGLMDANEEFFKQTGKSLYSSHMLDLSEEPLEENIEISAQYFERMAKLQMTLEVEIGVTGGEEDGVDNSDVDNSKLYTQPEDVAYTYEKLKAISDNFTIAAAFGNVHGVYKPGNVVLTPKILDNSQKYVQEKFGTADKPINFVFHGGSGSTLEEIREAIDYGVIKMNIDTDLQFAYTEGVRDYMVNNIDYLRAQIGNPEGEEKPNKKFYDPRVWVRKGEETFSTRLVQAFEDLNNVNTLK; encoded by the coding sequence GTATGCTAAAGAAAACAAATTTGCATTACCTGCAGTAAACGTAATTGGATCAAGCAACATAAACGCTACAATGGAAACTGCAGCGAAATTAAACTCTCCTGTAATTATTCAGTTTTCAAACGGTGGAGCGGCTTTCAATGCAGGAAAAGGATTAAGCAATGACGGACAAAAGTCTGCAATCTTAGGAGCTATCGCAGGAGCAAAACATATTCATACTCTTGCAGAAGCTTACGGAGCAACTGTAATTCTTCACACAGACCACTGTGCAAAGAAATTATTGCCTTGGATCGACGGATTAATGGATGCTAACGAAGAATTCTTCAAGCAGACAGGAAAATCTCTTTACTCTTCTCACATGTTAGACCTTTCTGAAGAGCCTTTAGAAGAAAACATTGAAATTTCAGCTCAATATTTTGAAAGAATGGCTAAACTTCAGATGACTCTTGAAGTAGAAATCGGAGTAACGGGTGGTGAAGAAGATGGTGTTGACAACTCAGACGTTGATAACTCTAAATTATATACTCAACCTGAAGATGTAGCTTATACTTATGAAAAATTAAAAGCTATTTCTGATAACTTTACGATTGCGGCTGCATTTGGTAACGTACATGGAGTTTACAAGCCAGGAAACGTGGTTCTTACCCCAAAAATCCTTGACAACTCTCAGAAATATGTTCAGGAGAAATTCGGAACTGCTGATAAGCCAATTAACTTTGTATTCCACGGAGGTTCAGGATCTACTTTGGAAGAAATCAGAGAAGCAATCGACTACGGAGTAATCAAAATGAATATCGATACTGACCTTCAGTTTGCATATACAGAAGGCGTTAGAGATTATATGGTAAACAATATTGATTATTTAAGAGCTCAAATCGGAAACCCTGAAGGTGAAGAAAAACCAAACAAAAAATTCTATGACCCAAGAGTTTGGGTAAGAAAAGGTGAGGAAACTTTCTCTACAAGATTGGTACAAGCATTTGAAGATTTAAATAACGTAAATACTTTAAAATAA
- the accD gene encoding acetyl-CoA carboxylase, carboxyltransferase subunit beta produces the protein MAFDWFKRKAKNITTSTDEKKDVPKGLWHQTPSGKVVEHDELKRNSYVSPEDGFHVRIGSAEFFDILFDGGKFTELDANVESIDILNFKDTKPYKDRLKEVKAKTKLTDSIRNAVGTVKGTEMVVSCMDFAFIGGSLGSVMGEKIRRAVDYCIQHKLPYMIICQSGGARMQEATYSLMQLAKVQAKLAQLSEAGLLYIAYLCDPTFGGITASFAMTADIIMAEPGALIGFAGPRVIRETIGRDLPEGFQTSEFLQEKGFVDFIVKRTEIQDTVAKTVNLLAAKA, from the coding sequence ATGGCATTCGACTGGTTTAAAAGAAAAGCAAAAAACATTACCACCTCTACTGATGAGAAAAAGGACGTTCCCAAAGGTCTATGGCATCAGACTCCATCCGGAAAAGTTGTGGAACATGATGAATTAAAGAGAAATAGTTATGTTTCTCCTGAAGACGGATTTCATGTAAGAATAGGAAGTGCGGAATTTTTTGACATCCTTTTTGACGGTGGTAAATTTACCGAACTGGATGCCAATGTTGAAAGTATTGATATCTTAAACTTCAAGGATACAAAACCTTATAAAGACCGTTTAAAAGAAGTAAAAGCAAAAACAAAACTTACAGATTCTATCAGAAACGCTGTAGGAACTGTAAAAGGAACTGAAATGGTAGTTTCTTGTATGGACTTTGCTTTTATTGGAGGATCTTTAGGTTCTGTAATGGGTGAAAAAATCAGAAGAGCAGTAGACTACTGTATCCAGCACAAACTTCCGTATATGATTATCTGTCAGTCGGGAGGTGCAAGAATGCAGGAAGCCACTTATTCTTTGATGCAATTGGCTAAGGTGCAGGCTAAATTGGCTCAGCTTTCAGAAGCTGGTCTTTTATATATCGCTTACCTTTGTGACCCAACTTTTGGTGGAATTACAGCATCTTTCGCGATGACTGCTGATATCATCATGGCTGAACCGGGAGCATTAATCGGATTTGCAGGTCCAAGAGTAATCCGTGAAACCATCGGTAGAGACCTACCGGAAGGATTCCAGACCTCTGAATTCCTACAGGAAAAAGGATTTGTTGACTTCATTGTAAAAAGAACTGAAATTCAGGATACTGTAGCTAAAACTGTTAATTTATTAGCTGCTAAAGCATAG
- a CDS encoding DUF6973 domain-containing protein encodes MRTFKIFFNTIRSMSFKKIIRLLSLILPHPLFAILSFHATVKAYTIAQTKFPATASNNGIGNAFRHALWCCFIMMYCSKISSPKKALDFCKRMTDMHEELFPNQPLETKMDLHNNKFGMDYFMELLPGIHRQFFEKSFFIDGLVKKMDDAKVLKNLDDDFEGHLVYLEE; translated from the coding sequence ATGAGGACTTTTAAAATATTTTTCAATACCATCAGGAGTATGAGTTTTAAGAAGATCATCCGTCTCTTATCACTGATTCTCCCCCATCCTCTTTTTGCCATACTCAGCTTTCATGCTACCGTTAAAGCATATACCATTGCACAGACAAAATTTCCCGCTACTGCCTCTAATAATGGGATAGGAAACGCTTTCAGACATGCGCTCTGGTGCTGTTTCATTATGATGTATTGCAGCAAAATTTCTTCGCCTAAAAAAGCTTTGGATTTCTGTAAAAGAATGACCGATATGCACGAAGAACTTTTCCCCAATCAACCTCTGGAAACCAAAATGGATCTTCATAATAACAAGTTCGGAATGGATTATTTTATGGAGCTATTGCCAGGAATCCACCGCCAGTTCTTTGAAAAAAGCTTTTTTATAGACGGATTAGTAAAAAAGATGGATGATGCCAAGGTGTTAAAAAATCTGGATGATGATTTTGAAGGGCATCTTGTTTATCTGGAAGAGTAA
- a CDS encoding nucleoside recognition domain-containing protein — MVLSRIWSAFIIIAIAIASIKYISSSHYKTIFNDMVVGKGGDTVKITSQPMNTLSPIVKDSLMKKNDFADSRIHYKTDSLKQNVKVYRVQEADGVIGTSETAVKICLGLIGIMTLFMGFMSIAEKAGGINLLSRFIQPFFSKLFPDIPKNHPAFGHMLMNFSANLLGLDNAATPFGLKAMESLQTLNPNKDTASNSQIMFLCLHAGGMTLIPVSIIAIRASMGSKTPTDIFLPCMIATFTATMAAMIIVSLYQKINLLRPIVIAYVGGISAIIGLLVVYLVQLSKDELDDFSKVLSNGLILFIFLAIVLGAVYKKINVFDAFIEGAKEGFTTCVKIIPYLVGMLIAISLLRTSGVFDVLIDGMKWIANAANLDPRFVDGLPTALIKPLSGSGARGMMVDTMATFGADSFQGKLAAVLQGSSDTTFYVIAVYFGAVAIKNTRYTVIAMLLADLVGIITSIALAYLFFA, encoded by the coding sequence ATGGTTCTTAGCAGAATTTGGTCGGCTTTTATTATCATTGCCATTGCCATTGCCAGTATAAAATACATTTCATCAAGCCATTACAAAACCATTTTTAATGATATGGTGGTAGGAAAAGGCGGTGACACAGTGAAGATCACCTCCCAGCCTATGAATACCCTGTCTCCAATTGTGAAGGACAGCCTGATGAAAAAAAATGATTTTGCAGACAGCAGAATTCATTATAAAACAGATTCTTTAAAGCAAAATGTAAAAGTTTACCGTGTTCAGGAAGCTGATGGAGTTATTGGAACTTCAGAAACTGCAGTAAAAATATGTTTGGGTTTGATTGGAATCATGACCCTTTTTATGGGATTCATGAGTATTGCTGAAAAAGCAGGCGGAATTAATCTTTTAAGCCGGTTTATTCAACCTTTCTTTTCGAAACTATTTCCAGACATCCCTAAAAATCACCCGGCATTTGGCCATATGCTGATGAATTTCAGTGCTAATCTTCTGGGATTGGATAATGCTGCTACTCCATTCGGACTGAAAGCAATGGAAAGTCTACAGACCTTAAATCCCAATAAAGATACTGCCAGTAATTCTCAGATCATGTTCCTGTGTCTTCACGCAGGAGGAATGACACTTATTCCGGTGTCAATTATTGCCATCAGGGCTTCGATGGGTTCCAAAACACCTACTGATATCTTCCTTCCTTGTATGATTGCCACCTTTACCGCAACTATGGCAGCTATGATTATTGTTTCTTTATACCAAAAAATCAATCTTCTTCGTCCAATAGTTATTGCTTATGTGGGGGGAATTTCAGCGATTATCGGATTATTAGTTGTCTATCTTGTACAATTGAGCAAAGACGAGCTTGATGACTTCAGCAAAGTATTAAGCAACGGGCTTATTCTGTTTATTTTCCTTGCGATCGTACTTGGAGCTGTGTATAAAAAGATCAACGTTTTTGATGCCTTTATTGAAGGTGCTAAAGAAGGATTTACCACCTGTGTAAAGATTATTCCTTACCTGGTTGGAATGCTGATCGCTATCTCCTTATTAAGAACTTCCGGAGTTTTCGATGTTCTTATTGACGGCATGAAATGGATCGCCAATGCAGCCAACCTGGATCCGAGATTTGTGGATGGACTTCCTACAGCATTAATCAAGCCTTTATCAGGTTCCGGAGCAAGGGGAATGATGGTAGACACGATGGCAACTTTTGGAGCAGACAGTTTCCAAGGGAAGTTAGCAGCCGTTCTTCAGGGAAGTTCAGATACTACATTTTACGTAATTGCAGTATACTTTGGTGCCGTAGCTATAAAAAACACAAGATATACGGTAATAGCTATGCTTCTGGCCGATTTGGTAGGTATTATTACCTCTATAGCGCTTGCTTATTTATTCTTTGCTTAA
- a CDS encoding four helix bundle protein: MSYNKLDIYNIAFELFIETHQLSLQLPKYELYELGSQLRRSADSVVTNIAEGYGRNNYKGDFIRFLTYSQASCDETVCHLSKITRLYPELSQEFKDKSEQYKLLGGKINNFIKYVQLSWRT, from the coding sequence ATGAGCTACAATAAACTTGATATTTATAATATTGCTTTTGAATTGTTTATTGAAACACATCAATTGTCACTTCAACTACCAAAGTATGAACTATATGAACTTGGTAGTCAATTAAGACGCTCAGCAGACTCAGTTGTCACAAATATTGCAGAAGGCTATGGAAGAAATAATTACAAAGGAGACTTTATCAGATTTCTCACTTATTCTCAGGCAAGTTGTGATGAAACTGTATGTCACTTATCAAAAATCACAAGACTTTACCCAGAATTAAGCCAAGAATTTAAAGACAAATCTGAACAATATAAACTATTAGGAGGAAAAATAAATAATTTTATAAAATATGTTCAGCTAAGCTGGCGTACATAA
- a CDS encoding ferric siderophore ABC transporter substrate-binding protein yields the protein MRSYTTNKNEENRDRIKSALLSILIWCAILLFVFYYKLKPELDKDPEVITTMLVNFGDNRNGNGAEEPAEQPGSLAAETEVVTPEPVEVPVPETKTEVKPEPVVKPEPKKIEAKDKVITGNNSKNTVPKKEESKKAEKKEATSTSTSKNTKKSGAAKSNSKTGNGDGQGNAAIGKFLGGKGQKTGGQGDGNGPGNAGDPLGGEGNGDSKVGIDRKLVGYIPGTMGRGGAQPSHSCTASGSITIAYTVDKAGNVVSARRAGGISDACVSSTSVAWVKKYVKAEKANVSSSGTYKITF from the coding sequence ATGAGAAGCTATACTACAAACAAAAACGAGGAAAACCGGGACCGGATAAAGAGCGCATTACTTTCTATCCTGATTTGGTGTGCCATTCTGCTTTTTGTTTTTTATTATAAATTAAAGCCTGAACTGGATAAAGACCCTGAAGTAATTACAACAATGTTAGTGAACTTCGGAGACAACAGAAACGGAAATGGAGCTGAAGAACCTGCAGAACAACCGGGAAGTTTAGCTGCTGAGACAGAAGTGGTAACACCGGAACCTGTAGAAGTTCCTGTTCCTGAAACAAAAACAGAAGTAAAGCCTGAACCGGTAGTAAAACCTGAACCCAAGAAAATAGAAGCAAAGGATAAGGTTATTACTGGAAATAATTCAAAGAATACCGTTCCTAAAAAAGAGGAGTCTAAAAAAGCTGAGAAAAAAGAAGCAACAAGTACGAGTACCTCTAAAAATACTAAAAAATCAGGAGCTGCTAAAAGCAATTCAAAAACCGGAAACGGAGACGGACAAGGAAATGCTGCCATTGGTAAGTTTCTTGGAGGAAAAGGACAAAAAACTGGAGGACAGGGAGATGGAAATGGCCCAGGAAATGCAGGAGATCCACTAGGTGGAGAAGGAAATGGGGACAGTAAAGTAGGCATCGATAGAAAATTGGTAGGATATATTCCCGGAACCATGGGAAGAGGAGGTGCTCAACCTTCTCACAGTTGTACAGCCAGTGGATCTATTACCATTGCCTATACGGTAGATAAAGCAGGAAATGTAGTATCTGCAAGAAGGGCAGGAGGTATTTCAGATGCTTGTGTATCGTCTACATCCGTTGCCTGGGTGAAGAAATATGTAAAGGCTGAGAAAGCCAACGTATCCTCAAGCGGAACTTATAAAATAACATTCTAA
- a CDS encoding ExbD/TolR family protein, translated as MKIQRRNKANPEFSLAAMTDVILLMLIFFMITSSAANQSAIEVNLPKAGAVEDNIPNPVVVSIKPDGAYFVDDNPVNRGDLEKIIVDKLTSQTNKSFTIRADENTMHKDVVFVMEIAEKHKFNIAIATVKDK; from the coding sequence ATGAAAATTCAGAGAAGAAATAAAGCGAATCCGGAATTCAGTTTAGCAGCGATGACAGACGTTATCCTGTTAATGTTGATATTCTTTATGATTACCTCTTCTGCAGCCAATCAAAGTGCTATAGAGGTGAATCTGCCGAAAGCCGGAGCTGTTGAAGATAATATTCCCAATCCTGTAGTTGTAAGCATTAAACCGGATGGGGCTTATTTTGTAGATGACAATCCTGTGAACAGAGGTGATCTGGAGAAGATTATTGTGGATAAATTGACAAGCCAGACCAATAAGTCTTTTACGATCAGAGCAGATGAAAATACGATGCATAAAGATGTTGTTTTCGTAATGGAAATCGCTGAGAAACATAAATTTAACATTGCTATTGCCACCGTTAAAGATAAATAA